From the Lathyrus oleraceus cultivar Zhongwan6 chromosome 4, CAAS_Psat_ZW6_1.0, whole genome shotgun sequence genome, one window contains:
- the LOC127075062 gene encoding cytosolic sulfotransferase 12, which produces MNTMENSNDENAFVPEFLRQHDIGKECKELLPTLRLEKGLIATHLYQYQGFWFVPKILNGVLSCQKHFQALDDDILLATCPKSGTTWLKALLFALINRNKYPNTHSDHPLLTKNPHDLVSYWEIGLYYDKDLVPDLQTMSPPRLFSTHLSYESLPKSVKDSSCKVVYLCRDPKDTFVSLWHFLNKIRPKNRETLPLEEVFESFCRGVTPFGPFWEHVLGYWKKSLESPKKVMFLKYEEIKMRPNFYLKEIAKFLECPFSKEEESKGVNDDILNLCSFEKLSNLEVNKFEKTSNEVENKTFFRLGQVGDWKNFLTTEMIEHINTITEKKFVKHGLKF; this is translated from the coding sequence ATGAACACCATGGAAAATTCAAATGATGAAAATGCTTTTGTGCCAGAATTCTTACGACAACATGACATAGGCAAAGAATGCAAGGAGTTATTACCCACATTGCGATTAGAAAAAGGTTTGATTGCAACTCACTTATATCAATATCAAGGATTTTGGTTTGTTCCAAAGATTCTCAATGGTGTTTTATCTTGTCAAAAACACTTTCAAGCTCTTGATGATGATATCCTTTTAGCCACTTGTCCCAAATCAGGTACGACTTGGCTTAAAGCATTGTTGTTTGCTTTGATAAACCGCAACAAATATCCAAATACTCATAGCGATCATCCTTTGCTCACTAAAAATCCTCATGATCTTGTTTCCTATTGGGAGATTGGCCTTTACTACGACAAAGACTTAGTTCCCGATCTTCAAACAATGTCTCCTCCAAGACTTTTCTCGACTCATCTATCTTATGAATCATTGCCAAAATCTGTGAAAGACTCGAGTTGCAAGGTGGTCTATCTATGTAGAGATCCTAAAGACACTTTTGTTTCATTGTGGCATTTTTTAAACAAGATAAGACCAAAAAATAGGGAAACACTTCCATTAGAAGAAGTTTTTGAGAGCTTTTGTAGAGGAGTGACTCCTTTTGGACCTTTTTGGGAGCATGTATTAGGATATTGGAAGAAAAGCTTGGAAAGTCCAAAGAAGGTAATGTTTTTGAAATATGAAGAAATAAAAATGAGaccaaatttttatttaaaaGAGATTGCTAAGTTTTTGGAGTGTCCATTCTCCAAAGAAGAAGAATCTAAAGGCGTGAATGATGATATATTAAATTTGTGTAGTTTTGAGAAGTTGAGTAACTTGGAAGTCAATAAATTTGAAAAAACATCTAATGAAGTTGAAAACAAAACTTTTTTTCGTCTTGGCCAAGTTGGAGACTGGAAAAATTTTCTTACAACAGAAATGATTGAGCATATAAACACAATCACCGAAAAAAAATTTGTTAAGCATGGGTTGAAGTTTTAG